One Fontisphaera persica DNA window includes the following coding sequences:
- a CDS encoding mannose-1-phosphate guanylyltransferase — protein MPARKSQAPAKDRYVIIMAGGRGERFWPLSREKTPKQLLRLLGRESLLQQAVQRVLPLVPAENVLVITSATQAPEVKKQLPKLPPENLVIEPMGRDTCAAVTLGAAVVGARSTTAVMAVLPADHVIPEPKKFQQVLADALDLAGRGQVIVTIGIQPTEPATGYGYIRVGEPLPPPHHARPYKTTFFRAEQFVEKPDFARAQEFVASGRYRWNAGMFVWSFVTLTEGLQKHQPEMEAACHRWFEAAGKKKLARVLAADYPHLKRISIDYALMEKAQNVTVADGAFAWDDLGSWSALARHLPADAAGNAAVGELVQVDAARNLIFDARQKHRTPIAVVGLRDAIIVQTDDATLVAHKSQAQKVKELVRRLAEKPEYRKLL, from the coding sequence ATGCCTGCCAGAAAAAGCCAAGCTCCTGCAAAAGATCGCTACGTCATCATCATGGCCGGCGGCCGCGGCGAACGCTTCTGGCCGTTAAGCCGTGAAAAAACGCCCAAGCAACTGCTGCGGCTCCTCGGCCGGGAAAGCCTGCTGCAACAAGCCGTGCAGCGCGTGCTGCCGCTGGTGCCGGCGGAAAACGTGCTGGTCATCACCAGCGCCACCCAGGCGCCGGAAGTTAAAAAGCAATTGCCCAAACTGCCTCCCGAAAACCTGGTCATCGAGCCGATGGGCCGCGACACCTGCGCCGCCGTGACCCTGGGCGCGGCCGTGGTGGGCGCGCGCTCCACCACCGCCGTCATGGCCGTGTTGCCAGCGGACCATGTCATTCCGGAGCCCAAAAAATTCCAGCAGGTTCTGGCCGATGCCCTGGACCTGGCCGGGCGCGGCCAGGTCATCGTGACCATTGGCATCCAACCCACCGAGCCGGCCACCGGCTACGGCTATATTCGCGTGGGCGAGCCGCTGCCGCCGCCCCATCACGCCCGGCCCTATAAAACGACCTTCTTCCGCGCCGAGCAATTTGTGGAAAAACCCGATTTCGCGCGGGCGCAGGAATTTGTGGCCAGCGGGCGCTACCGGTGGAATGCCGGCATGTTTGTCTGGAGTTTCGTCACCCTCACCGAGGGCCTGCAAAAGCATCAGCCGGAAATGGAGGCGGCCTGCCATCGCTGGTTCGAGGCCGCCGGCAAAAAGAAGCTCGCCCGCGTGCTGGCCGCGGATTATCCCCACCTCAAAAGAATCTCCATTGATTACGCCCTCATGGAAAAGGCCCAGAACGTCACGGTGGCCGATGGCGCCTTCGCGTGGGATGACCTGGGCTCCTGGTCCGCCCTGGCCCGCCATCTGCCCGCCGATGCCGCCGGCAACGCGGCGGTGGGCGAGCTGGTGCAGGTGGATGCCGCCCGCAACCTCATCTTTGATGCCCGTCAGAAACACCGCACGCCCATCGCCGTGGTGGGGCTGCGGGACGCCATCATCGTGCAGACCGATGATGCCACCCTGGTGGCCCACAAAAGCCAGGCGCAGAAAGTCAAAGAACTTGTGCGCCGTCTCGCCGAAAAACCGGAATACCGCAAGTTGCTCTAA
- the trpA gene encoding tryptophan synthase subunit alpha, translating into MNRIDARFAELRRQGRKGLIVYIGAGDPHLEATRQLALAFERAGVDVLELGVPFSDPLADGLVNQLAAQRGLASGTTPPKVLETVAAIRRESQIPIVLYLYFNLMHRHGVERFIQDAARAGVDGLLVLDLPPEEAEAIEHSMRAAGLHPIYLVAPTTPEPRIELIARRASGFIYYVSREGVTGMQQQLSSTIPAKVALIRAHTSLPIAVGFGISNPEQAQQAAAQADAVVVGSAVVNQIARLGLAPDLVEQVAGFVASLARAVKPNS; encoded by the coding sequence ATGAATCGGATTGACGCACGGTTTGCCGAGCTGCGCCGCCAGGGCCGCAAAGGATTGATTGTGTACATCGGGGCAGGCGACCCGCACCTGGAAGCCACCCGCCAACTGGCACTGGCCTTTGAGCGCGCCGGCGTGGATGTGCTGGAACTGGGCGTGCCTTTCAGTGACCCGCTGGCCGACGGCCTGGTCAACCAACTCGCCGCCCAGCGCGGCCTGGCCTCCGGCACCACCCCCCCCAAGGTGCTGGAAACTGTTGCCGCCATCCGCCGCGAAAGCCAGATTCCCATCGTTCTCTATCTCTATTTCAATCTGATGCACCGCCACGGCGTGGAGCGTTTCATCCAGGACGCCGCCCGCGCGGGTGTGGACGGCCTGCTGGTATTGGACCTGCCCCCCGAAGAAGCGGAGGCCATCGAGCACTCCATGCGCGCCGCCGGCCTGCATCCCATTTACCTCGTGGCCCCCACCACACCGGAACCGCGCATCGAACTCATTGCCCGGCGCGCTTCGGGGTTTATTTACTACGTCTCGCGTGAAGGAGTGACCGGCATGCAGCAACAGCTTTCCTCCACCATTCCGGCCAAGGTGGCTCTCATTCGCGCCCACACCTCCCTGCCCATCGCCGTGGGTTTCGGCATCTCCAATCCGGAGCAGGCGCAGCAAGCCGCCGCGCAGGCTGACGCCGTGGTGGTGGGCAGCGCCGTGGTGAATCAGATTGCCCGCCTGGGCTTAGCGCCTGACCTGGTCGAACAGGTGGCCGGTTTCGTGGCCTCCCTCGCCCGGGCGGTCAAACCCAACTCGTAA